TGTCTTCTCTAAGGCAGTAGCAATCTTGCAATAATGTTTTATATCATCAAGAGATAATTTTTCCCTATCCTTAAACCATTTATCAAGGACTTGGTAACCGCCAATTTGGTATTCCCAGACCTCTCTTTCTATCCCCTCGAAGTATTGACTATCATTGATGTAAACCTGTTTTCCCATTTCTTCGTATCTTACCTTCCTAACTCCGTAATCACCGCCTCCCTGAAACTTAACAATAGGATTATTTAGCTCTGCCGACTTCATTAAATGTAAATCAACGAGCTTGCTGCCATATCTTCCTATCGTGCTAAACAATTCATAGTTTCTGGTAAAAGGCACTTTCGGGAAATCAATTTTCAAAAACTCGGCGTATTTACTTCGATAGATATTAGAATAAAGAACCCCGTATATGTAATAGAATATTCCCTCTGACGTCGGTTCCTCACCATAAGCCTCAGCTAATGATTCGACCAGCTTGGGATTAAGATTCGGCTTTCTCTTACCTAGTCCCAAGTGGCTAAACATATCTTTTCTGCTCACTTCAGGATAAAGGTAGAGAGGAAAGAGGCAGGACTGGGTTGTGGATTCACCACATTTGGTTTCCATGATGTGCTGACAACAGAAGAAATGGTTCATTTCCCCAGACTTATTACTTCTTGCTGATATTAATGCCAAGTTGTCTCCCGCAAACATATGGCGCATGACTTCCAGACGAGGCCAATCCACCATCTTTTGAGTATAGTAAATACTCCGAATATCAAAGGGGCGGTAAAGTATAGTAGCAAAATATGCATCCCAGTCTTTGTCTTTTGCTAATTCTTTTCGTGCTTCAGCTAGCTTCCAACCTCTCGTATCTTTCAATTTGAAAGCTTGCTGAACAATCTCATCGGGCGTTGACAGGTCTCTGAACATTTCAATTCGCCTCTTTAAGACATCTTCCCTGAAATCAATCACAAACTTGTCCCTCGCAGTGACGATTCCAGTGCAGTTTACAGGGAAAATATCGGTCACTTTCCAGTGTTTTTCATAAATATCCCTATACGTTTCTGCTCTTGGAACGAAGAAATAGTATGGGCTATTTGGGTGTATTTCCTTCCAAGCAGTTGTCTTAATGTCCCTTTTCAAAAGCCAGTCATATTTGTTTTCTTGTAGCCCACATAATTCACTGTGTGAAACCTTCTTCTCTAACCTTTCCTTTTTAACAAAGAGTGAAATGGCAACTCCCTGCCGGATGTCGAAGACATTTCCATCTTTGGAGCCATCAGAACATCTTTTCTTCTTCCAGCTGCTGCCATGCAAATCCAATACGTATATTTCATCGAAGCTATTCATCAACGATTGTCGCATTCCCCGAAATGTTGGATTATCTAGATAACTATGATTGGTGACAAACCCCAGAACCCCTTCGCCTTCTTGGTCTATCTTCCATTGAGCAAAGCGAATGAACTTGACATAGTCATCTTGAAGCCAATGCTTCTTTTCTCCGAAGTGTTTTCCATCAACATATTTATAGCGTTCAATTAAATCAGTGATCCACTTCCCCTTATTAGCTGATATTCCCGAATACGGAGGATTTCCCAGAATAACCAGAATAGGCTTTTCCTTCTTTACCTTGCCAGCAAGATGTGATTCCTCAGCTAGGGAAGACATTCCAGGAAGAGCAGTCTGTTCTAGTTCTTCCATTTCCAGAGTATTTGTAAGATAGAACTTGAATCTTTCATCCTCATGGAGCTTGTAACCCAATTCTTCCAATAGCAGCGCCATCTTCAAATGCCCTATGGCATAAGGGGCCATCATCAACTCAAAGGCATAAAAGTTTTTCAAAATATGCTCTTTAGTGAAGCTCTCTCTTCCACCTTCTCCGTATTTGGTACTGAATTCCTCTATCGCCAATTTGCTAGCCTCAGCAAGAAAAGTTAGGGTGCCCGCGGCTGGGTCAAGAACAGTAACGCCATTAGAGGCAAAACCCATATCTTTTTGGAAGCGTTCCTTGAGAATAATATTTAAGGAACGAACGATATAAGAAACTACCGATTCGGGTGTGTAATAAACGCCCCTTCTTTCTCTTTCCTTTGGATTATATTTAGCCAGAAAAGTTTCGTAGAAATAGTAAACTGGGTCTCTTCCTTTGCCTTCATGATAAAACCTGCTTAAAATTTCATTGACATCAGCCACCGCCAGAACACTAGAGATGTCATCTATAATCCATTCCATCTGCTTGGGTAATTCCCCCAGAGAGA
This DNA window, taken from bacterium, encodes the following:
- a CDS encoding type ISP restriction/modification enzyme yields the protein MLKAYLKRLFEVAQTGDAREESYYSSLEELLKAFADSTDKKHIHITTLPKKTEAGNPDFRVWDGRQNIVGYIEAKEPFTENLDYIENGEQLKRYIHTFPNLILTNFFEFRLYRSGRLIDRVLLARPFIVHELKTVPPIENKDSFLNLLDKFFSFSLPKAYTAESLAFELARRTSFLKDQVILEELKAGEGKASILGFYEAFQKYLIAGLTPNSFADLYAQTITYGLFAARTRCENGFNRKLAYDYIPRTIGILRDVFNFISLGELPKQMEWIIDDISSVLAVADVNEILSRFYHEGKGRDPVYYFYETFLAKYNPKERERRGVYYTPESVVSYIVRSLNIILKERFQKDMGFASNGVTVLDPAAGTLTFLAEASKLAIEEFSTKYGEGGRESFTKEHILKNFYAFELMMAPYAIGHLKMALLLEELGYKLHEDERFKFYLTNTLEMEELEQTALPGMSSLAEESHLAGKVKKEKPILVILGNPPYSGISANKGKWITDLIERYKYVDGKHFGEKKHWLQDDYVKFIRFAQWKIDQEGEGVLGFVTNHSYLDNPTFRGMRQSLMNSFDEIYVLDLHGSSWKKKRCSDGSKDGNVFDIRQGVAISLFVKKERLEKKVSHSELCGLQENKYDWLLKRDIKTTAWKEIHPNSPYYFFVPRAETYRDIYEKHWKVTDIFPVNCTGIVTARDKFVIDFREDVLKRRIEMFRDLSTPDEIVQQAFKLKDTRGWKLAEARKELAKDKDWDAYFATILYRPFDIRSIYYTQKMVDWPRLEVMRHMFAGDNLALISARSNKSGEMNHFFCCQHIMETKCGESTTQSCLFPLYLYPEVSRKDMFSHLGLGKRKPNLNPKLVESLAEAYGEEPTSEGIFYYIYGVLYSNIYRSKYAEFLKIDFPKVPFTRNYELFSTIGRYGSKLVDLHLMKSAELNNPIVKFQGGGDYGVRKVRYEEMGKQVYINDSQYFEGIEREVWEYQIGGYQVLDKWFKDREKLSLDDIKHYCKIATALEKTIEIQRDIDNIYLDTEKDTM